A window of Spirochaetota bacterium contains these coding sequences:
- a CDS encoding SDR family NAD(P)-dependent oxidoreductase, protein MKDFAGKNVYLTGGSAGIGLSTAKLLAARGAHIIIFARTKERLKSAVAEISACKKSAGQKIEYMELDVSDDRAVRKVMKKAVSSFGAPDLLINNAGRAYPRRFEDISFTQFEETMRTNLYGMWSTISALLPSMKDRGGHIVNVSSMVGFMGVYGYADYAASKFGIIGLSETLKSELAEYKIGISVLCPPDTDTPGFKTENITKPEETKAISAAAKVMTPDAVAERLVKGIRKKQFMIIPGFDGHFTWLAKRFTPWLVEWVMNMSVRKVQEARD, encoded by the coding sequence ATGAAAGATTTCGCCGGTAAAAACGTCTATCTCACCGGGGGCTCGGCCGGTATCGGTCTTTCGACCGCGAAACTCCTGGCTGCCCGGGGCGCGCACATCATCATTTTCGCGCGTACGAAGGAGCGCCTCAAGAGTGCGGTCGCGGAGATATCGGCGTGTAAAAAAAGCGCCGGCCAGAAAATCGAGTACATGGAGCTCGACGTCTCGGACGACCGCGCGGTGCGCAAGGTGATGAAGAAGGCCGTTTCTTCGTTTGGGGCCCCGGACCTGCTTATCAACAACGCAGGGCGCGCGTATCCGCGCCGCTTCGAGGACATTTCATTTACCCAGTTCGAGGAGACGATGAGGACCAACCTCTACGGAATGTGGAGCACCATCTCCGCCCTCCTGCCCTCAATGAAGGATCGCGGCGGCCACATCGTCAACGTTTCCTCCATGGTCGGTTTCATGGGCGTGTACGGGTACGCCGATTACGCCGCGAGCAAATTCGGCATCATCGGCCTTTCGGAGACGCTTAAGAGCGAGCTCGCCGAATACAAGATCGGGATATCGGTGCTCTGCCCCCCCGATACCGATACCCCCGGCTTCAAGACCGAGAATATCACCAAGCCCGAAGAAACAAAGGCGATATCCGCGGCGGCGAAGGTCATGACCCCGGACGCGGTCGCGGAGCGGCTCGTCAAGGGGATTCGCAAAAAGCAGTTCATGATAATCCCGGGTTTCGACGGCCATTTCACCTGGCTCGCCAAGCGTTTCACCCCATGGCTCGTCGAATGGGTCATGAATATGAGCGTAAGGAAAGTCCAGGAAGCGCGGGATTGA
- a CDS encoding NAD-dependent epimerase/dehydratase family protein, with amino-acid sequence MGWASCFRAFTTKRRKSSIPSYSSISRITCTHKSPFPDNAMPTRKLASKNVLITGATGFIGGHLVRANLKKKKHVRAFVLPGDPGEAALKKLGVDIAYGDISDYESVKKALKGIDTVFHCAAVVTDWAPWSLFEKVTIRGTENICRAAAQAKVRRFVDMSTNDVFGVDESAVMDETFPLRPWKEPYPDAKIEAEKISWRYHREHGLPVTMVYPCWVYGEGDLTFVPSLADAIVKRDLIFWRKDVLVWPTYIENLVDLLLLISEDPRAVGNGYLVHDGESVTLQEFCAGIADTLGVKPITTHIPYFLAYAAGIAMEGLWKLMKKKTRPLLTTYTVINLGSRFRFTIGKAEKELGWKPRVSYKEGFTRTMQWLKALDLESLTLK; translated from the coding sequence ATGGGGTGGGCGTCATGTTTTCGAGCATTTACCACGAAGCGAAGGAAAAGCTCGATACCTTCATATTCAAGCATCTCGCGTATTACGTGTACTCATAAATCCCCGTTCCCGGATAACGCTATGCCAACTCGCAAACTCGCATCGAAAAATGTGCTCATCACCGGCGCGACAGGTTTTATCGGCGGTCACCTGGTAAGGGCCAATTTAAAAAAGAAAAAACACGTGCGCGCGTTCGTCCTGCCCGGCGACCCGGGAGAGGCGGCCCTGAAAAAATTGGGCGTCGATATTGCTTACGGCGATATCAGCGACTACGAATCCGTAAAAAAGGCATTGAAGGGGATCGATACCGTCTTTCACTGCGCCGCGGTGGTCACCGATTGGGCGCCCTGGAGCCTTTTCGAAAAGGTGACGATCCGCGGGACCGAGAACATCTGCCGCGCCGCCGCCCAGGCGAAGGTGCGCCGCTTCGTCGACATGAGCACCAACGACGTATTCGGGGTCGACGAGTCCGCCGTGATGGACGAGACCTTCCCGCTGCGGCCGTGGAAGGAGCCCTACCCCGACGCGAAGATCGAGGCCGAAAAAATTTCGTGGCGCTACCACAGGGAGCACGGGCTCCCCGTTACGATGGTATACCCGTGCTGGGTGTACGGCGAGGGCGACCTGACCTTCGTTCCCAGCCTGGCGGACGCGATCGTGAAGCGGGACCTCATCTTCTGGCGCAAAGACGTGCTGGTATGGCCCACGTACATCGAAAACCTCGTCGACCTTCTCCTGCTCATCTCGGAAGACCCGCGCGCCGTGGGTAACGGTTACCTCGTGCATGACGGTGAATCGGTCACGCTGCAGGAGTTCTGTGCGGGGATCGCGGACACGCTCGGCGTAAAACCCATCACCACGCACATCCCCTACTTCCTCGCCTACGCGGCGGGAATCGCGATGGAAGGGCTCTGGAAGCTCATGAAGAAAAAAACCAGGCCGCTGCTTACCACCTACACGGTGATCAACCTGGGTTCGCGCTTCCGCTTCACGATCGGTAAGGCGGAGAAAGAGCTCGGCTGGAAGCCACGGGTTTCATATAAGGAAGGCTTCACACGCACCATGCAGTGGCTCAAGGCCCTTGACCTGGAATCGCTCACGTTAAAATAG
- a CDS encoding peptidase M16 — translation MGLLHGFELLTTRKIDEINGEASLYRHVKTGARLLSISNDDDNKVFGISFRTPPSDSTGVAHILEHSVLCGSRKYPVREPFVELLKGSLKTFLNAMTYPDKTCYPVASQNTQDFYNLVDVYLDAVFFPRLTDHVFEQEGWHIELDPGKEPEFKGVVYNEMKGDYSSPESLSGSFSQYSLFPGTIYGLESGGDPEHITELTFEGLRGFHRRYYHPSNSWIYFYGNDAPEARLRILAEYLDQFDAVPVDSAIPLQASRELRSTVTRPFVDGADGDGAKGITTINWLLPEGTAPAVNIAMQVLEYILMGMPASPLRKALLDSGLGEGIAGQGLNNEIRQMYFSTGLRNIDPEKAPAMEALVLDTLEKIAHGGIDPRTIEAGLNTVEFRFRENNTGQMPRGLVLMLRALTTWLYDEDPCALLAFESPLDAVKKSYDRDGRFFESLIERYFLKNAHRTTVILKPDHSYGDELLRRERARVQAALSKLGEHASRDCAENTAKLKALQTRPDSPEALAKIPRLALADLDTRNKQIPSSGSNHGATRLLMHDIFTSGILYLDLGLDITRLPERFLPYLPLYGRALFEMGTKKEDYLSLSQRISGKTGGIRRALFSSMVEGAENPTGWMFLRGKTTVARAHELADILADILTVPDFSRKDRFLQILREEKSRNEARVVPNGTGYVDQRLRSRYTPADAAMETMTGLSYLSFLQRLDASIEREWESVRELLVEIHATLVDRNSIMMNITADSRAWESCREPVHNLIDALPAGSPSRANWERKVMPEMEALLIPARVNYVGAAANLYQFGYRYHGSVRVITRLLRTTMLWERVRVQGGAYGALCGFDRLSGVFSMLSYRDPNISATWRVFEEASRFLSTLDLPKEELHKGIIGAIGEIDAYLLPPAQGFVALERHLTGSTEEQRQRTRDEVLSTELSDFRAFASSLAEAWKNPVRAVMGSQETVSASDEGARGLLSPLKIL, via the coding sequence ATGGGCTTACTGCACGGATTCGAGCTGCTCACCACGAGAAAAATCGACGAGATCAACGGGGAGGCGTCGCTGTACCGGCACGTGAAGACCGGCGCCCGCCTGCTTTCGATATCCAATGACGACGACAACAAGGTGTTCGGGATAAGCTTCCGAACGCCGCCCTCCGATTCAACGGGCGTCGCGCACATCCTGGAGCACTCGGTGCTGTGCGGTTCGCGCAAGTACCCGGTCAGGGAACCTTTCGTGGAGCTCCTCAAGGGATCGCTAAAAACATTCCTGAACGCCATGACCTACCCGGACAAGACCTGCTACCCTGTCGCAAGCCAGAACACCCAGGATTTTTACAACCTGGTCGACGTGTACCTGGACGCGGTATTTTTCCCCAGGCTCACCGATCACGTATTCGAGCAGGAGGGCTGGCATATCGAGCTCGATCCCGGGAAAGAGCCCGAATTCAAAGGTGTCGTATACAACGAGATGAAAGGGGATTATTCCTCCCCGGAGAGCCTGAGCGGTTCGTTTTCCCAGTATTCCCTTTTCCCCGGGACGATCTACGGCCTCGAATCGGGGGGGGATCCCGAACATATCACGGAGCTTACCTTCGAGGGTCTACGGGGATTTCATCGCCGATATTACCATCCCTCCAATTCGTGGATATATTTCTACGGGAACGACGCGCCGGAGGCCAGGCTGCGCATACTGGCCGAATACCTCGACCAGTTCGATGCGGTCCCGGTCGATTCCGCAATCCCCCTGCAGGCTTCCCGGGAATTACGCTCCACGGTCACCCGGCCCTTCGTTGACGGCGCCGACGGTGATGGCGCCAAGGGCATAACGACTATCAACTGGCTCCTGCCGGAGGGCACCGCCCCGGCGGTCAATATCGCGATGCAGGTACTGGAATACATACTTATGGGTATGCCTGCGTCCCCGCTTCGCAAGGCGCTCCTGGATTCGGGCCTGGGGGAGGGGATCGCCGGGCAGGGGCTCAACAACGAAATCCGCCAGATGTATTTCTCGACGGGCCTCAGGAACATCGACCCGGAAAAGGCGCCGGCGATGGAAGCCCTGGTGCTCGATACCCTGGAAAAAATCGCTCATGGCGGGATCGATCCGCGGACAATTGAAGCGGGGCTCAATACCGTGGAATTCCGCTTCAGGGAGAATAACACCGGACAGATGCCGCGCGGCCTCGTGCTCATGCTGCGCGCGCTTACCACCTGGCTCTATGACGAGGACCCGTGCGCGCTGCTCGCGTTCGAGTCTCCCCTTGACGCGGTGAAAAAATCGTACGACCGCGACGGGCGATTTTTTGAATCGCTTATCGAGCGCTATTTCCTGAAAAACGCGCACCGAACGACGGTCATTCTAAAACCGGACCATTCCTATGGGGATGAGCTCCTGCGCCGCGAACGCGCGCGCGTCCAGGCGGCGCTTTCGAAACTCGGGGAGCACGCCTCCAGGGACTGTGCCGAAAATACGGCGAAACTGAAGGCGCTCCAGACCCGGCCGGACAGCCCGGAGGCCCTTGCGAAAATCCCGCGCCTCGCGCTCGCTGACCTTGACACGCGGAACAAGCAGATTCCCTCGTCCGGGTCGAACCATGGGGCCACGCGATTGCTGATGCACGATATCTTTACGAGCGGGATTCTCTACCTGGACCTGGGGCTCGATATTACCAGGCTCCCGGAACGCTTCCTGCCGTATCTGCCCCTCTACGGCAGGGCCCTTTTCGAGATGGGAACCAAAAAAGAGGATTACCTGTCGCTGTCCCAGCGGATCAGCGGGAAAACCGGCGGTATCCGCAGGGCGCTGTTTTCGTCGATGGTGGAAGGCGCGGAGAACCCGACCGGATGGATGTTCCTGCGAGGCAAGACCACCGTGGCGCGGGCGCACGAGCTCGCGGACATCCTCGCGGACATTCTCACCGTGCCCGATTTCAGCCGCAAGGACAGGTTTCTTCAGATCCTTCGCGAAGAAAAATCGCGCAATGAGGCGCGCGTGGTGCCTAACGGAACCGGGTATGTTGACCAGCGGCTTCGCTCCCGGTATACGCCCGCCGACGCCGCGATGGAAACGATGACCGGGTTGAGTTACCTGTCGTTCCTGCAGCGCCTGGACGCCTCGATTGAGCGCGAATGGGAGTCGGTGCGGGAATTGCTCGTGGAAATTCACGCTACGCTCGTCGACCGGAACAGCATCATGATGAACATAACCGCCGACTCCCGGGCCTGGGAGTCATGCCGCGAACCGGTCCACAATCTCATTGACGCGCTGCCCGCGGGATCGCCGTCACGGGCGAACTGGGAACGGAAAGTGATGCCGGAAATGGAGGCGCTCCTGATTCCCGCGCGTGTCAATTACGTGGGCGCCGCGGCAAACCTTTACCAGTTCGGATACCGTTATCACGGTTCGGTGCGCGTGATCACGCGCCTGCTCAGGACAACCATGCTCTGGGAGCGCGTTCGGGTGCAGGGCGGGGCGTATGGAGCGCTGTGCGGCTTCGACCGTCTCTCCGGGGTTTTCAGCATGCTCTCCTACCGCGACCCGAATATCAGCGCAACGTGGAGGGTGTTCGAGGAAGCTTCTCGCTTCCTGTCGACGCTCGACCTTCCGAAAGAAGAGCTGCATAAGGGCATCATCGGCGCGATCGGCGAGATTGATGCGTACCTGCTGCCCCCCGCGCAGGGATTCGTCGCCCTGGAGCGTCATCTCACGGGATCCACGGAGGAGCAGCGGCAGCGAACCCGGGATGAGGTGCTTTCCACTGAGCTGAGTGATTTCCGTGCGTTCGCGTCATCATTGGCAGAGGCATGGAAAAACCCCGTGCGCGCGGTCATGGGGTCCCAGGAAACGGTAAGCGCATCGGACGAGGGCGCCCGCGGACTCCTGAGCCCGCTTAAAATACTGTAG
- a CDS encoding enoyl-CoA hydratase/isomerase family protein: protein MAIIEWKKDESAAVVTMNNGENRHNMDFADTMLATLEAIKSDATVTSIVLTSSDEKNFCLGIDVEWLGRKMGEKDFNSIKEFMYKMNRVFQEIMLFPVPVIAAINGHAFGNGAILSCACDFRFMKSDRGFFCFPEVNIGIPFLPGMIEFVKKAIPYYKFNEMKLSGRRVGAAELAEHHIIEKASADRDELLKDALGFAKTFAKKRGIFGEMKKRLHKNIIAVMDAEDKVFIEKLFLMIAD, encoded by the coding sequence ATGGCAATTATAGAGTGGAAAAAGGATGAATCGGCAGCAGTCGTAACGATGAACAACGGCGAAAACAGGCATAACATGGATTTCGCGGACACGATGCTGGCGACCCTGGAGGCGATCAAGTCCGATGCGACCGTAACCTCGATCGTGCTCACGTCCAGCGACGAGAAAAACTTCTGCCTGGGAATCGACGTGGAATGGCTCGGCAGGAAGATGGGGGAAAAAGATTTCAACTCCATTAAGGAATTCATGTACAAGATGAACCGCGTGTTCCAGGAGATCATGCTTTTCCCCGTACCGGTGATCGCGGCCATCAACGGGCATGCGTTCGGAAACGGCGCTATTCTCTCATGCGCGTGCGATTTCAGGTTTATGAAATCGGATCGGGGGTTTTTCTGTTTTCCGGAAGTCAACATAGGCATTCCCTTCCTTCCCGGGATGATCGAATTTGTGAAGAAGGCGATCCCCTACTATAAATTCAACGAGATGAAGCTCAGCGGCAGGCGCGTGGGCGCCGCCGAGCTCGCCGAGCACCATATCATCGAAAAGGCATCGGCGGACCGCGATGAGCTTTTAAAAGATGCGTTAGGGTTCGCGAAAACATTTGCCAAGAAAAGGGGAATATTCGGCGAGATGAAGAAGCGCCTCCATAAAAATATAATCGCGGTCATGGACGCCGAGGACAAGGTTTTTATAGAAAAGCTTTTCCTTATGATTGCCGATTGA
- a CDS encoding HD domain-containing protein, which yields MQHIDQWLSTTLKCIGDAVITTDRDRLVTFMNYAGENLTGWTNEEALGKDLIKLFTIINEDTRAIIDDPVVKVLSDGSTVENESSIMVSREGHDIAISFNASPVQDENGNNTGVVFVFRDITSKKKAEDVSRKTLQKLRNAMNAIIEAMVFTVETRDPYTAGHQKRVANLARAIAKELWLTDDQIDGIRMAGVIHDLGKISIPAEILSRPGKLLPLEYGLIKTHAQVGYDILKNIEFPWPVAEIVHQHHEKIDGSGYPQGLQGEQIHKESRVIAVADVVEAMASHRPYRAALGIDKSLEEITANRGSLYDGDSVDACVILFTRKDFKL from the coding sequence ATGCAGCACATCGACCAATGGCTCTCGACCACATTAAAATGTATCGGTGACGCGGTCATAACCACCGACAGGGATCGCCTTGTAACCTTTATGAATTACGCGGGTGAAAACCTGACGGGTTGGACCAACGAAGAGGCGCTCGGCAAAGACCTGATCAAGCTGTTCACCATCATCAACGAGGATACTCGGGCGATTATCGACGACCCCGTCGTCAAGGTGCTTTCCGACGGCAGCACGGTGGAGAACGAGAGCTCCATAATGGTAAGCCGTGAGGGGCACGATATCGCCATCAGCTTCAACGCGTCACCCGTCCAGGACGAAAACGGGAACAATACCGGTGTCGTGTTCGTGTTCAGGGATATCACCTCGAAAAAAAAGGCGGAAGACGTATCCCGGAAAACGCTGCAGAAGCTCAGGAACGCGATGAACGCCATCATCGAGGCGATGGTGTTCACGGTGGAAACAAGGGATCCGTACACGGCGGGGCACCAGAAACGGGTGGCGAACCTCGCCCGCGCGATCGCGAAGGAGCTCTGGCTCACCGATGACCAGATCGACGGCATTCGCATGGCGGGGGTGATACACGATCTGGGCAAAATATCCATACCCGCCGAAATTTTGAGCCGTCCCGGCAAACTCCTTCCCCTCGAATACGGGCTTATCAAGACGCATGCGCAGGTGGGGTACGATATATTAAAAAACATAGAATTCCCCTGGCCCGTGGCGGAAATCGTCCACCAGCACCATGAGAAGATCGACGGGTCCGGGTATCCCCAGGGGCTGCAGGGGGAGCAGATACACAAGGAGTCCCGCGTGATCGCAGTCGCCGACGTGGTCGAAGCCATGGCCTCGCACAGGCCCTACCGCGCCGCACTGGGTATCGACAAATCGCTGGAAGAGATCACCGCGAACCGGGGATCTCTCTACGACGGGGACTCGGTGGACGCGTGTGTGATACTGTTCACAAGGAAGGATTTTAAATTGTAG
- a CDS encoding TIGR01212 family radical SAM protein: MTVRSEHGGREGKPYNFFGDYLLKKFGCRVLKLPIDARLTCPNRDGTLDTRGCVFCGEDGSASPTSAGTEDIHLQMRTARESFRRAGADTLYIAYFQAFTNTYAPVDVLKRLYDAALGEPGVTGLMIATRPDCVPDETLDLIAGYAREGFELWLELGMQSAHDKSLETLGRRHTNADTVDAVSRAALRGIPVCTHLILGIPGESWKDIMDTAALVSSLPVRGVKLHHLHVIRGTQLEKAFREGKFSPLGLEEYVSSACDFLERLRPDIIIHRLIGDRPPATLVAPLWALHKGTVLRAIEEELMRRGSFQGMLCS; this comes from the coding sequence GTGACCGTTCGCTCTGAGCACGGGGGGCGGGAAGGGAAGCCGTATAATTTTTTCGGGGATTATCTCCTGAAAAAATTCGGGTGCCGCGTGCTCAAGCTCCCCATCGACGCGCGGCTCACGTGTCCCAACCGCGACGGAACGCTGGATACCCGGGGGTGCGTATTCTGCGGAGAAGACGGATCGGCGTCCCCGACCTCCGCGGGAACGGAAGATATCCACCTCCAGATGCGGACAGCCAGGGAGAGTTTCCGCAGGGCGGGCGCCGATACGCTCTACATCGCGTATTTTCAGGCCTTCACCAACACGTATGCCCCCGTCGATGTGCTGAAAAGGCTGTACGATGCCGCGCTGGGGGAGCCCGGCGTGACGGGGCTCATGATCGCGACAAGGCCCGACTGCGTCCCCGACGAAACGCTCGATCTCATCGCGGGGTATGCGCGCGAGGGCTTCGAGCTGTGGCTGGAGCTCGGCATGCAGAGCGCGCACGACAAGAGCCTGGAGACGCTCGGCCGCAGGCACACGAATGCCGACACCGTCGATGCCGTGTCCCGCGCGGCGCTTCGGGGTATCCCGGTATGCACACATCTTATACTGGGCATCCCCGGCGAAAGCTGGAAGGATATAATGGATACGGCGGCCCTGGTTTCGTCGCTGCCCGTGCGCGGCGTGAAGCTGCACCATCTGCACGTTATACGAGGCACGCAGCTGGAAAAGGCGTTTCGGGAAGGAAAATTCAGCCCCCTGGGACTGGAAGAGTATGTCTCGTCGGCGTGCGATTTCCTTGAGAGGCTGCGGCCCGACATTATCATTCACCGGCTTATCGGCGACCGCCCGCCGGCCACGCTCGTCGCCCCGCTGTGGGCGCTTCACAAGGGGACGGTGCTCAGGGCGATAGAGGAGGAGCTCATGCGCCGGGGCAGTTTCCAGGGCATGCTCTGTTCCTGA
- a CDS encoding PilZ domain-containing protein, whose protein sequence is MERKKRLGGPMRRNAIKFEELSSEIKKEIEKFWLRQKEFGDQCTMEQAMTQWFEEEFDIWMITNYTSKIRGDRRAAERRKHARLEMEKEAEAQAKKDAKSDRRAAPRRKKYRLDIEVPVRIVETLIESSSDDREAIDFIGTLVNISRGGFYFRSAKEFEPSSIIRVNIDLSKLDPDLRDIEALAMVIRSERLTPEYYGVGVMFSSIYHEAKEKLDTFIFKHLAYYVYS, encoded by the coding sequence ATGGAGCGAAAAAAGAGGCTAGGTGGTCCCATGCGCAGGAATGCCATAAAATTCGAAGAGCTCTCCTCCGAAATCAAAAAAGAAATCGAGAAATTCTGGCTTCGCCAGAAGGAGTTCGGAGACCAGTGCACCATGGAACAGGCGATGACGCAGTGGTTCGAGGAGGAGTTCGACATATGGATGATCACGAACTACACCTCCAAGATCCGCGGAGACCGCCGCGCCGCGGAGCGCCGAAAGCACGCACGCCTGGAGATGGAGAAGGAAGCGGAGGCCCAGGCGAAAAAGGACGCCAAGAGCGATCGGAGAGCCGCTCCACGCCGTAAAAAGTACCGCCTGGACATCGAGGTACCGGTAAGAATCGTCGAGACCCTCATCGAATCGTCCTCGGATGACCGGGAGGCGATCGATTTCATAGGCACCCTGGTGAATATCAGCCGTGGCGGGTTCTACTTCCGCTCCGCCAAGGAATTCGAGCCATCGAGCATCATCCGCGTGAACATCGACCTCTCCAAGCTCGATCCGGATCTCCGGGACATAGAAGCGCTGGCAATGGTCATCCGCTCGGAAAGGCTCACCCCCGAGTACTATGGGGTGGGCGTCATGTTTTCGAGCATTTACCACGAAGCGAAGGAAAAGCTCGATACCTTCATATTCAAGCATCTCGCGTATTACGTGTACTCATAA
- a CDS encoding aminotransferase class I/II-fold pyridoxal phosphate-dependent enzyme, whose product MDLFDKCRDFTLADEVKAMGLYPFFHPITGNEGPIVYMNNRKTVMAGSNNYLGLTTDPRVKEATIAATRKYGSGCSGSRFLNGSLDIHFELEEKLAEFTGKEAALLYSTGFQTNQGAIVGIIKKGDYIISDKENHASIIQGCLIAKATCGPETLVTYEHNDMMDLERVISRLPLDAGKLIVVDGVFSMNGDIINLPEVVRIARKYNARIMCDDAHSLGVLGDLGRGTANHFGLTADTDIIMGTFSKSLASQGGFISSEKNVLNFIKHNSPALIYNASMPAGQVAAVLKALEIMQAEPERIRKLHSNARKIRTGLRDLGFNVKDGETPVVPILINGDDMLFTFRFWRKLLDNGVFSNPVIYPAVPVGMQLIRLSFMATHEDEHLDFVLDRFEKIGRETKILDNVA is encoded by the coding sequence ATGGATCTTTTCGATAAATGCAGGGATTTTACGCTGGCCGACGAGGTCAAAGCCATGGGGCTGTATCCATTTTTTCATCCGATTACCGGCAACGAGGGGCCAATCGTGTACATGAACAACCGCAAAACGGTCATGGCCGGATCCAATAACTATCTCGGACTTACCACCGACCCGCGCGTAAAGGAAGCCACGATAGCCGCAACCAGGAAATACGGCTCCGGATGTTCGGGCTCGCGCTTCCTGAACGGCAGTCTCGACATACATTTCGAGCTCGAGGAAAAACTGGCGGAATTCACGGGAAAAGAGGCCGCCCTTCTTTATAGCACCGGTTTCCAGACGAACCAGGGCGCCATCGTAGGGATCATCAAGAAGGGCGATTATATCATTTCCGACAAGGAAAACCACGCGAGCATTATCCAGGGCTGCCTCATCGCGAAGGCGACGTGCGGCCCCGAGACGCTGGTCACGTACGAGCACAATGACATGATGGACCTTGAGCGCGTTATCAGCCGCCTTCCCCTCGACGCAGGAAAGCTCATTGTCGTGGACGGTGTTTTCAGCATGAATGGAGACATCATCAACCTTCCGGAGGTCGTGCGCATTGCACGGAAATACAACGCACGCATCATGTGCGATGACGCGCACAGCCTGGGCGTATTGGGGGACCTGGGACGCGGAACAGCGAACCATTTCGGACTCACCGCGGACACGGATATAATCATGGGCACGTTCAGCAAGAGCCTGGCTTCTCAGGGGGGGTTCATTTCTTCCGAAAAGAACGTCCTCAACTTCATCAAGCACAATTCCCCGGCGCTCATCTACAACGCGAGCATGCCCGCCGGCCAGGTTGCCGCGGTGCTCAAAGCCCTGGAAATCATGCAGGCGGAACCGGAGCGGATTCGCAAGCTGCATTCGAACGCCCGGAAGATCCGCACGGGGCTTAGGGACCTCGGCTTCAATGTCAAGGACGGCGAAACGCCGGTGGTCCCCATTCTCATAAACGGCGACGACATGCTGTTTACATTCAGGTTCTGGCGCAAGCTCCTGGATAATGGGGTTTTTTCCAATCCCGTGATATACCCGGCGGTACCGGTCGGTATGCAGTTGATCCGGCTCAGTTTCATGGCCACGCACGAGGACGAACACCTCGATTTCGTGCTCGACCGTTTCGAGAAAATCGGCCGCGAAACAAAGATTCTCGACAACGTGGCGTAA